One Rouxiella sp. S1S-2 genomic window, CAAAATGCCGAAGATTACCTCCGGATAGCAGAAAATGTTGCGTTATATCGTTATTTAATCGCAGGTATTGCAAAGTTATTCAGTTTATCCGATAAATGTTTGTGAAATTCTTCACAATTTTGGCAGCGAGTGTTGGTGGATTACAGCTAACAGGTTAATTTCTGCGTCAGAATATTATGCTTTATAGGGCGTCAAACTGGAGTCGAGTATGCGAGTGGTGATTTTAGGCAGTGGTGTAGTAGGTGTCGCCAGTGCGTGGTATCTGGCCAAGGCCGGACATGAGGTCACGGTTATTGACCGTCAGGCCGGTCCAGCTGAGGAAACCAGTGCGGGAAACGCGGGTCAGATTTCACCGGGCTATGCGGCGCCCTGGGCTGCTCCCGGCGTTCCATTGAAGGCCATTAAATGGATGTTTCAACGTCACGCTCCCTTGGCTATACGCCTCGACGGCACCAGTAATCAGTTGAAGTGGATGTGGCAAATGCTGCGCAACTGCGACATGCGCCATTATCAAACCAATAAAAGCCGTATGGTACGTTTGGCAGAGTACAGCCGCGACTGTTTGAAAGCGCTGCGTGAAGACACCGGTATTCAGTATGAAGGCCGTCAGGGCGGCACGCTCCAGTTATTCCGTACCGAACAACAGTTTGCCAGCGCGGCGAAGGATATCGCCGTGCTCGAAGAAGCTGGAGTGCCTTATCAACTGCTTGAATCGCATCAGCTTGCCAGCGCTGAACCCGCATTGGCGCAGGTTGCACATAAACTGACCGGCGGCCTGCGTTTACCTAATGACGAAACCGGTGACTGCCAGCTGTTTACTCGCCAACTGGCAGAGATGGCGCGGCAGGCGGGCGTTACCTTTGAGTTCAATAAAAGCGTGGATCGCTTGCTGGTGGATAATGGCCAGATTTCCGGCGTGCTGTGTGGTACAGAAATTGTGAAAGCCGACGCCTATGTGGTG contains:
- a CDS encoding D-amino acid dehydrogenase, encoding MRVVILGSGVVGVASAWYLAKAGHEVTVIDRQAGPAEETSAGNAGQISPGYAAPWAAPGVPLKAIKWMFQRHAPLAIRLDGTSNQLKWMWQMLRNCDMRHYQTNKSRMVRLAEYSRDCLKALREDTGIQYEGRQGGTLQLFRTEQQFASAAKDIAVLEEAGVPYQLLESHQLASAEPALAQVAHKLTGGLRLPNDETGDCQLFTRQLAEMARQAGVTFEFNKSVDRLLVDNGQISGVLCGTEIVKADAYVVAFGSYSTALLADLVSIPVYPLKGYSLTIPITDEAAAPFSTVLDETYKIAITRFDQRIRVGGMAEIVGFNTQLAKARRETLEMVVKDLYPNGGRVEDATFWTGLRPMTPDGTPIVGKTSLKNLYLNTGHGTLGWTMACGSGQLLADIMSGVTPAIPSEDLGVARYSAGFVAPSDTHHKMHPIG